The following coding sequences lie in one Arthrobacter sp. SLBN-122 genomic window:
- a CDS encoding MaoC family dehydratase has protein sequence MTLAQPVILAEMPSLSKLYVNAAAQAARRRLLGTQDSAVLPAETHEVRGVRVGVENLTAYQHLIGETASDVLPAGFIHAIAFPLAMSVLNRDDFPLPLLGMIHLHNSVEQRSPLVFTDVLDMTARVENLQGHRSGTQVDVVAEVRRAGSAEVYWRGLSTYLAKGVFLPGIDKPGAVPSRTDFRPPDPTALWHLGVDTGRAYAAVSGDFNPIHLSVLSAKALGMRRSIAHGMYLASRALADVGPARGDSFTWDVEFEAPVFLPSRVALEIATDQSGSGSWKHSRFVAWSPRSGRRHFSGTVAAL, from the coding sequence ATGACCCTTGCACAGCCGGTCATCCTGGCCGAGATGCCGTCGTTGTCCAAGCTCTATGTCAACGCCGCCGCCCAGGCAGCAAGGCGCAGGCTCCTGGGAACCCAGGATTCCGCGGTCCTTCCAGCCGAGACCCATGAGGTCAGGGGAGTGAGGGTGGGGGTCGAAAACCTTACCGCCTACCAGCACCTCATCGGTGAGACAGCCAGTGACGTCCTGCCGGCCGGTTTCATCCACGCCATCGCATTCCCGCTGGCCATGAGCGTCCTGAACCGCGATGACTTCCCACTGCCCCTGCTGGGCATGATCCACCTTCACAACAGCGTTGAGCAACGGTCGCCACTGGTCTTCACGGATGTCCTGGACATGACCGCCCGGGTGGAAAACCTCCAAGGCCACCGTTCCGGGACGCAGGTGGACGTCGTGGCGGAAGTGCGCCGCGCGGGTTCGGCGGAAGTGTATTGGCGGGGTCTCTCCACCTACCTCGCCAAGGGGGTGTTCCTGCCAGGGATCGACAAACCCGGCGCCGTTCCATCCAGGACCGACTTCCGGCCCCCGGACCCGACGGCGCTGTGGCACCTCGGCGTCGATACGGGGCGTGCCTACGCTGCAGTGTCAGGGGATTTCAATCCGATCCACCTCAGTGTGCTCTCGGCCAAGGCCCTGGGCATGCGGCGGTCGATAGCTCATGGGATGTACCTGGCCTCGCGTGCGCTCGCAGATGTTGGGCCTGCCCGTGGCGACTCATTCACGTGGGACGTGGAGTTCGAGGCTCCCGTTTTCCTGCCCTCCCGGGTTGCCTTGGAAATTGCTACCGATCAAAGCGGTTCGGGGTCTTGGAAGCACTCCCGGTTCGTCGCGTGGAGCCCCCGCTCCGGGCGACGCCATTTCAGCGGGACCGTTGCCGCGCTTTAG
- a CDS encoding FUSC family protein has product MAGLSAALAAQRLQLAAKAALGAGLAFAIAPLMPGAASHYAYYAPLGALVAMYHNVAGSVRQGAQALAGLAMGIGLAFILVSIAEPSPLTVALFMGIGVLLGGLPGIGSGSDWIPTAALLVLLVGGSNADDFSFGYLVQMGAGVAVGIAVNFLIFPPLHFDAAASSLNELRIALGRQLTDMGTAITEEWPPKHEDWSRRSDELASAASSVRHLVKEADASRRANPRRKLHPRDVDKDYRDLRELERVTFHIQDMTDVLSDVIWESDVPYEIPLQDGEPLAAAIKATGELLASYSEADEQTQKQRFDAAKEAVEACMATAAGRESAEGTVPASESVLLSLHRILRAVRPQD; this is encoded by the coding sequence GTGGCGGGGCTTTCCGCTGCCCTTGCGGCGCAGCGGCTGCAGTTGGCTGCCAAGGCCGCGCTTGGCGCGGGCCTGGCGTTCGCCATTGCGCCCCTCATGCCGGGTGCGGCCTCGCATTACGCGTACTACGCGCCGCTGGGCGCCCTGGTGGCCATGTACCACAACGTTGCCGGCTCGGTGCGGCAGGGGGCGCAGGCACTCGCAGGTCTGGCGATGGGAATCGGCCTCGCCTTCATCCTGGTCAGCATTGCCGAGCCCTCCCCGTTGACGGTGGCACTCTTCATGGGGATTGGCGTGCTGCTGGGCGGCTTACCGGGTATCGGTTCGGGCAGCGATTGGATTCCGACGGCAGCCCTGCTGGTCCTGCTGGTAGGCGGAAGTAACGCGGACGATTTCTCGTTTGGATACCTGGTCCAGATGGGTGCCGGCGTGGCCGTGGGCATCGCCGTAAACTTCCTCATCTTCCCGCCACTTCACTTTGATGCAGCCGCTTCAAGCCTGAACGAACTGCGCATTGCCCTTGGGCGGCAACTGACCGACATGGGGACGGCAATAACCGAGGAATGGCCGCCCAAACACGAAGATTGGTCGCGGCGGTCGGACGAGCTGGCCTCGGCCGCAAGCTCGGTGCGGCACCTGGTCAAGGAGGCCGACGCCAGCCGACGCGCGAACCCTAGGCGGAAGCTGCACCCCAGGGACGTTGACAAGGACTACCGCGACCTGCGCGAGCTTGAACGGGTGACCTTCCACATCCAGGACATGACGGACGTGCTCTCCGACGTGATCTGGGAAAGCGACGTCCCGTACGAAATCCCGCTGCAGGACGGTGAACCGCTTGCCGCTGCCATCAAGGCAACCGGAGAGCTCCTGGCCTCTTACAGCGAGGCTGACGAACAGACCCAGAAACAGCGGTTCGATGCCGCGAAAGAGGCGGTGGAAGCCTGCATGGCAACCGCCGCGGGCAGGGAATCGGCTGAGGGGACCGTCCCGGCCTCCGAGTCGGTCCTCCTCAGCCTCCACCGCATCCTGCGGGCCGTTCGGCCGCAGGACTAG
- a CDS encoding serine hydrolase domain-containing protein encodes MQTSLGFAAAGYENVLALFESFLAEDPRYSAQLAAYQHGVPVLRLTGGPDMGAETLTGAYSCSKGVAAMVVALLVQDGVLDLDKAMAHYWPEFAAQGKDRLLVREALSHQAGLIGVEGGFRLDEFTTPAAAARLAAAAPAWEPGWQFGYHALTIGILMEELCRRVTGESLQDMYDRRIRKPQEVDFFLGLPEDLEPRYRDVVYEEDPGQVWIDPLSLEGLNSNAPVSTIMELPNIPGVRAAGMSAAGGVGSAEGLARLYAAATTGVDGRQPFLTTRTVEAMTREQVWGLDRSSGLDNAFAVVFMKPHPSRNFGSHRAFGHEGANAALGFADPAYGLGFGYIPRRQEEGRTPGRAHRLAAEVRRSAAGLS; translated from the coding sequence ATGCAGACATCTCTTGGCTTCGCGGCCGCCGGGTACGAAAACGTCCTTGCCCTGTTTGAGTCGTTCCTTGCTGAGGACCCGCGCTACAGCGCGCAGCTTGCCGCCTACCAGCACGGGGTTCCGGTGCTCCGCCTGACAGGTGGCCCGGACATGGGTGCGGAGACCCTGACCGGGGCCTATTCCTGCTCCAAGGGCGTTGCCGCCATGGTCGTCGCCCTGCTTGTCCAGGATGGCGTCCTTGACCTGGACAAGGCAATGGCCCACTACTGGCCCGAATTCGCGGCCCAGGGGAAGGACAGGCTGCTGGTCAGGGAAGCGTTGTCGCACCAGGCGGGGCTTATTGGAGTCGAAGGTGGATTCAGACTGGACGAGTTCACCACGCCCGCGGCCGCGGCCCGCCTTGCCGCTGCCGCTCCCGCATGGGAGCCCGGCTGGCAGTTCGGCTACCACGCCCTGACGATTGGAATCTTGATGGAGGAACTGTGCCGCCGCGTCACAGGCGAGTCGCTTCAGGATATGTACGACCGCAGGATCCGGAAGCCACAGGAAGTGGACTTCTTCCTGGGGCTCCCCGAGGACCTCGAGCCCCGATACCGGGACGTGGTCTATGAAGAAGATCCCGGCCAGGTCTGGATTGACCCGCTCAGCCTCGAAGGCCTCAACAGCAATGCGCCCGTCAGCACCATCATGGAGCTGCCGAACATCCCCGGCGTCCGGGCCGCCGGAATGTCGGCCGCCGGCGGGGTGGGCTCAGCGGAGGGCCTGGCCCGGCTCTACGCCGCCGCGACCACAGGTGTCGACGGCAGGCAGCCGTTCCTGACGACCCGGACGGTGGAGGCCATGACCCGGGAACAGGTGTGGGGCCTGGATCGCTCTTCCGGCCTGGACAACGCCTTTGCCGTCGTCTTCATGAAGCCCCACCCTTCGCGGAATTTTGGCAGCCACCGGGCTTTCGGCCACGAGGGCGCCAACGCGGCGCTCGGTTTTGCGGACCCCGCCTACGGGCTGGGCTTCGGTTACATCCCGCGCCGCCAGGAGGAAGGCCGCACGCCGGGAAGGGCGCACCGCCTGGCAGCGGAAGTGCGGCGTTCCGCAGCCGGTTTGTCCTGA
- a CDS encoding glutathione S-transferase family protein has protein sequence MSQETHSTRGAYVTGGAEFTRDTNYIEDRITRDASPGSNGEPGWPVEAGRYRLIAARACPWANRTVIVRRLLGLEGAISLGQPGPTHDARSWTFDLDPGGVDPVLGIERLQEAYFKRFPGYPRGITVPAIVDVHTGEVVTNNFPQITLDFSTEWTEFHRPGAPQLYPGHLRDEIDQVNKRVFTEVNNGVYRCGFAGSQEAYDAAYDRLWTAMDWLEDRLSRQRYLVGDTITEADVRLFTTLARFDPVYHGHFKCNRQKLSEMPNLWGYARDLFQTPGFGDTIDFVQIKQHYYIVHEDINPTGIVPAGPDLGGWLEDHGRESLGGRPFGDGTPPGPVRPGEEVAPGHGASR, from the coding sequence ATGAGCCAGGAAACGCACAGTACCCGTGGAGCCTATGTGACCGGCGGTGCCGAGTTCACCCGGGACACCAATTACATTGAGGACCGGATCACCAGGGACGCCTCTCCCGGCAGCAACGGAGAGCCGGGGTGGCCGGTGGAGGCGGGGCGTTACCGCCTCATCGCCGCCCGCGCCTGCCCGTGGGCAAACCGGACGGTCATTGTCCGCAGGCTCCTGGGGCTGGAAGGAGCGATCTCCCTGGGCCAGCCCGGCCCCACGCATGACGCGCGGTCCTGGACGTTCGACCTGGATCCCGGCGGAGTTGATCCGGTCCTTGGCATAGAGCGCCTTCAAGAGGCTTATTTCAAGCGTTTCCCGGGATATCCCCGGGGAATTACCGTGCCTGCCATCGTGGATGTCCATACTGGTGAAGTTGTGACCAATAACTTCCCGCAGATCACCCTGGACTTCTCCACGGAGTGGACCGAGTTCCACCGGCCGGGGGCGCCGCAGCTCTACCCTGGACACCTTCGGGACGAAATCGACCAGGTCAACAAGCGCGTCTTCACAGAGGTCAACAACGGGGTCTACCGCTGCGGTTTCGCCGGTTCACAGGAAGCCTACGACGCAGCGTACGACCGGTTGTGGACAGCAATGGACTGGCTCGAAGACCGGCTGTCGCGGCAACGCTACCTGGTGGGCGACACCATCACAGAAGCAGACGTTCGCCTGTTCACCACCCTCGCCAGGTTCGATCCCGTGTACCACGGCCACTTCAAGTGCAACCGGCAGAAACTGAGTGAGATGCCCAACCTGTGGGGCTATGCACGGGACCTGTTCCAGACGCCGGGTTTCGGGGACACCATCGATTTTGTACAGATCAAGCAGCACTACTACATCGTGCACGAGGACATCAATCCCACTGGTATTGTTCCTGCCGGCCCGGACCTCGGTGGATGGCTGGAGGACCATGGCAGGGAGTCCCTGGGCGGCCGCCCTTTCGGCGACGGCACGCCGCCGGGGCCGGTGCGCCCGGGCGAGGAAGTCGCACCGGGACACGGAGCTTCCCGCTAG
- a CDS encoding M50 family metallopeptidase has protein sequence MDSPASLWNAFTAAFTRADVPNITWVEMLLSLAAAVALSIPHGTWRYFGLLATTIHELGHAFAAVTSGQRLSGIRLRLDHSGTTTSYSRSRVAAAWSCFWGYPVPAMVGAAFVWCGLRGWGPAAMAVSALVLAASLIFLRNLAGFLITAAAIAAAAVLTILAPASVVGHVAVIFGLALLVAAVRDLLKLTQVHVRRRGSLGTSDAYLLYRTTSVPSGVWIALFTLLVAGSWLVAWQPVSVILLEGAWNR, from the coding sequence TTGGACAGCCCAGCCAGCTTGTGGAACGCCTTCACTGCGGCGTTCACGCGGGCAGACGTACCCAACATCACGTGGGTGGAAATGCTGTTGTCCCTGGCTGCCGCCGTCGCGCTTTCCATACCGCACGGCACCTGGCGCTACTTCGGGCTGCTGGCCACCACCATTCATGAACTGGGCCATGCGTTCGCGGCCGTGACGTCCGGGCAGCGGCTGTCCGGAATCCGCCTCCGGCTGGACCATTCCGGCACCACCACCTCCTACAGCAGGAGCAGGGTTGCCGCAGCCTGGTCCTGCTTTTGGGGATACCCGGTACCCGCAATGGTCGGCGCCGCTTTTGTCTGGTGCGGGCTCCGCGGGTGGGGTCCCGCAGCCATGGCCGTCAGCGCGCTGGTTTTGGCCGCATCGCTCATCTTCCTGCGCAACCTCGCCGGTTTCCTCATCACCGCCGCCGCCATTGCCGCCGCGGCCGTGCTCACAATCCTTGCGCCGGCGTCAGTCGTGGGCCACGTGGCCGTCATCTTCGGTCTTGCCCTCCTGGTGGCTGCTGTCCGCGACCTGCTCAAACTCACGCAGGTCCATGTCCGGCGTCGTGGAAGTCTTGGAACCTCCGACGCCTACCTGCTGTACCGGACCACGTCTGTTCCCTCCGGGGTGTGGATTGCCCTGTTCACCCTCCTGGTGGCGGGGTCCTGGCTGGTGGCCTGGCAGCCCGTCTCGGTAATCCTGCTGGAAGGCGCCTGGAACCGGTAG
- a CDS encoding DUF4193 domain-containing protein, whose amino-acid sequence MATDYDELRSDVKESQDNSLEQLQSANAPDARSVVQELDEADGLDGAGVPGGEFVAEELVVQVIPQAEDEFTCYSCFLVRHRSQIARQKDGHSYCTECEG is encoded by the coding sequence GTGGCAACCGATTACGATGAACTGCGTTCCGACGTCAAGGAATCGCAGGACAACTCACTCGAGCAGCTCCAGTCAGCAAATGCTCCCGACGCCCGCAGTGTTGTGCAGGAGTTGGATGAGGCTGACGGACTGGACGGCGCCGGCGTCCCTGGCGGCGAATTTGTCGCTGAGGAGCTCGTAGTCCAGGTCATCCCGCAGGCTGAGGATGAGTTCACCTGCTATTCCTGCTTCCTGGTCCGCCACCGGTCGCAGATTGCCCGTCAAAAAGACGGCCACAGCTACTGCACCGAGTGCGAAGGCTAA
- a CDS encoding glycosyltransferase family 9 protein — translation MEQLTAEFGGAGQIGVGVGPVLEKFIDVSRIVVLRGGGLGDLIFAIPAMAALKAAYPGSTITLLGTPIHKALLGALKSPVDEVVVLPFAEGVRPGEEDTAELDHFFADMRGRSFDLAVQLHGGGRYSNPFLLRLGARHTVGTRTADAASLERTIPYLYYQHEPLRALEVAGFAGAFPVDLEARLAPAAGLAIHKAGDGGGDRPLVVIHPGATDPRRRWPAEKFAELAAACAADGSQVVIIGDSSEQDLAEGIAARAESAAVHSVAGALDMAGLVALLAESDVVVANDSGPRHLAQALGVPTVGVFWAGNVINAGALGRSLHRVHASWVTACPTCGIDVTQVGWTAPRCVHDDSVVAGIGVQEVYEDVRSLAATVFAKQDA, via the coding sequence GTGGAACAACTCACCGCAGAGTTCGGAGGTGCAGGACAAATCGGTGTGGGTGTCGGTCCTGTGCTGGAGAAGTTCATCGACGTGTCCAGGATTGTCGTCCTTCGTGGTGGGGGACTGGGCGACCTGATTTTCGCCATCCCGGCGATGGCAGCGTTGAAGGCGGCGTATCCCGGATCCACCATCACATTGCTGGGAACTCCCATCCACAAGGCGCTTTTGGGAGCCCTGAAGAGCCCAGTGGATGAGGTGGTGGTCCTGCCTTTCGCCGAAGGAGTCCGGCCCGGGGAAGAAGATACAGCTGAACTGGACCATTTTTTTGCTGACATGCGCGGCCGCAGCTTCGACCTCGCCGTCCAGCTGCATGGCGGCGGCCGTTATTCAAATCCCTTCCTGCTGCGGCTGGGCGCCCGCCACACCGTAGGGACCCGGACTGCCGATGCGGCCAGCCTCGAGCGCACCATTCCCTACCTCTATTACCAGCACGAACCACTCAGGGCCTTGGAGGTAGCCGGATTCGCCGGTGCCTTCCCTGTCGATCTCGAAGCACGGCTGGCGCCGGCTGCCGGGCTGGCAATCCATAAAGCCGGCGACGGCGGTGGCGACCGTCCTCTCGTGGTAATCCATCCCGGCGCCACTGACCCCCGCCGTCGTTGGCCCGCTGAAAAGTTCGCTGAACTTGCCGCAGCCTGCGCTGCCGATGGTTCGCAGGTGGTCATCATTGGGGACAGCAGCGAGCAGGATCTCGCGGAGGGGATCGCGGCCCGGGCGGAATCGGCGGCTGTTCATTCCGTGGCCGGCGCATTGGATATGGCAGGGCTTGTGGCGCTGCTGGCGGAATCGGACGTGGTGGTTGCCAACGACAGCGGTCCCCGGCACCTCGCCCAGGCGCTCGGTGTGCCGACGGTCGGCGTCTTTTGGGCCGGCAACGTGATCAACGCAGGGGCACTGGGCAGAAGCCTGCACCGCGTGCACGCTTCGTGGGTTACGGCGTGCCCCACGTGCGGCATTGACGTGACCCAGGTGGGCTGGACCGCACCCCGGTGCGTCCATGACGACTCTGTAGTGGCTGGGATCGGTGTGCAGGAGGTCTACGAGGATGTCCGCAGCCTCGCTGCCACGGTTTTCGCAAAGCAGGACGCATGA
- a CDS encoding glycosyltransferase family 9 protein, which translates to MSGPMTAGPASDRLPADGKPELLVLRALKLGDLLVAVPALKGIRRAFPEHRLRYAAQGWLSEALGLVGGYELFPTHGLDEPLAMEPGLVDVAVNLHGSGPESQGRIEALKARQTVGHRSAHRDGPPWRPELHERERWVRLLEWHGIEADPLDVGLNTPHVPSPVPGATVLHVGAAYGSRLWPAERFAAVAAALAEAGHQVVFTGGTSERNRAEEVCRLAGLPGTTMLAGVLGLGEFAATIAAARLVVSADTGAAHLASAYGTPSVVLFGPAPPEIWGPPPGPHVVLTRAELRRGDTFATQPDPALLAVQVPDVMAAVRELGLL; encoded by the coding sequence ATGAGCGGCCCGATGACGGCGGGACCAGCGAGCGATCGGCTTCCCGCTGACGGTAAACCGGAGCTCCTGGTCCTGCGGGCCTTGAAGCTGGGCGACCTGCTGGTGGCCGTACCTGCGCTGAAAGGCATCCGGCGGGCGTTTCCCGAACACCGGCTGCGTTACGCAGCGCAGGGGTGGCTGTCGGAAGCCCTGGGGCTGGTGGGCGGATACGAACTGTTCCCCACGCACGGCCTGGACGAGCCATTGGCGATGGAACCAGGACTGGTGGATGTGGCCGTGAACCTGCACGGCAGCGGCCCGGAGAGCCAGGGGCGGATTGAAGCACTGAAGGCCAGGCAGACCGTTGGCCACCGCAGTGCCCACCGGGACGGCCCGCCGTGGCGGCCGGAACTGCACGAGCGCGAACGCTGGGTGAGGCTCCTGGAATGGCATGGCATCGAAGCCGACCCGCTGGACGTAGGGCTGAACACGCCCCACGTCCCCAGTCCGGTCCCCGGCGCAACAGTCCTTCACGTCGGGGCTGCCTACGGCAGCAGGCTCTGGCCGGCGGAGCGCTTTGCGGCGGTGGCAGCGGCCCTCGCAGAAGCCGGGCATCAGGTGGTGTTCACCGGCGGGACCTCGGAAAGGAATCGCGCCGAGGAAGTGTGCCGGCTCGCAGGACTCCCGGGCACCACCATGCTGGCCGGTGTGCTGGGCCTCGGAGAGTTCGCGGCCACGATCGCCGCTGCACGCCTGGTGGTCTCTGCCGACACCGGCGCCGCACACCTGGCTTCCGCCTATGGGACTCCTTCCGTCGTGCTTTTTGGGCCGGCCCCACCCGAAATTTGGGGGCCGCCCCCGGGGCCCCACGTTGTCCTGACCCGCGCGGAACTGCGGCGCGGGGACACGTTCGCAACCCAGCCGGATCCTGCCCTGCTTGCCGTCCAGGTTCCCGACGTCATGGCTGCCGTCAGGGAGCTGGGACTGCTGTAG
- a CDS encoding NADPH:quinone reductase — protein MKAIVYEETGPSSVLQFLDKPVTDAGPGEVRVRLVVSGVNPTDWKSRAGSGSSKLDAARVPNQDGAGVIDQLGPGVTGFGVGDRVWLWDVAWGSNEGTAQEFVVVPAHKAVALPNAESFDTGASLGIPALTAHRALTSSEDGPARLSPGALAGRTVLVTGGAGAVGHAAIQLARWAGAAVITTVSGERKAELALRAGAATVINYRQADVVQAVHEAAPDGVDIIVDVNAPANIDADLHVLKPGGTISIYAANPGESLTVPIRESMTRNVRYQFILTYTVTDEQKQNAVAGVAEALAAGALRVGEEHGLPLTRFALAETAGAHDAVEQGTVGKVLIDVAAAP, from the coding sequence GTGAAGGCAATTGTGTACGAGGAAACCGGTCCATCATCGGTGCTGCAGTTCCTGGACAAGCCTGTGACGGACGCAGGTCCGGGTGAGGTCCGGGTCCGGCTGGTGGTATCCGGAGTTAACCCCACCGACTGGAAGTCACGGGCCGGAAGTGGAAGCAGCAAACTGGATGCCGCCAGGGTTCCGAACCAGGACGGAGCCGGTGTCATCGACCAGCTGGGTCCGGGAGTGACAGGATTCGGCGTGGGCGACCGCGTATGGCTGTGGGATGTGGCCTGGGGCAGCAATGAAGGAACCGCACAGGAATTCGTCGTGGTGCCCGCCCACAAAGCGGTGGCGCTCCCCAACGCCGAATCCTTTGACACCGGCGCCTCGCTCGGGATTCCCGCACTGACAGCGCACCGGGCGCTGACGTCGAGCGAGGATGGACCGGCCAGGCTTTCCCCCGGCGCCCTGGCAGGCCGGACCGTGCTGGTCACCGGCGGTGCAGGCGCCGTCGGCCACGCAGCCATCCAGCTGGCACGGTGGGCCGGTGCTGCCGTCATCACAACCGTCAGCGGAGAACGGAAAGCGGAACTAGCCCTCCGCGCCGGCGCCGCCACGGTTATCAACTATCGGCAAGCCGACGTCGTCCAGGCCGTCCATGAGGCAGCCCCCGACGGAGTGGACATCATCGTGGACGTCAACGCACCGGCAAACATCGACGCCGACCTGCACGTACTCAAGCCCGGGGGGACCATCTCGATTTACGCCGCCAACCCCGGCGAATCGCTCACGGTCCCCATCCGCGAAAGCATGACCAGGAATGTGCGCTATCAATTCATCCTCACCTACACCGTCACCGACGAGCAGAAACAGAATGCGGTAGCCGGCGTTGCCGAGGCCCTCGCCGCAGGCGCGCTCCGGGTAGGCGAAGAACACGGGCTGCCCCTGACACGGTTCGCCCTCGCGGAGACAGCTGGAGCCCACGATGCAGTGGAGCAGGGAACGGTCGGCAAGGTGCTTATCGACGTGGCAGCGGCACCCTGA
- a CDS encoding phospholipase D family protein, protein MVGKWFLSRAERGNAASGVQVAGTESGSWSEGNLVRPLIHGAAYFSRLHEELSVLQAGDRVWFTDWRGDADEQLEAGGTTIGGLLAGLACSGVEVRGLVWRSHGERVSAPISGRSNELLSRQINDSGGEVLLDQRVRLFGSHHQKLVVIRRRNDPSRDVAFVGGLDLSHSRRDNAGHPGDPQAVKMDSRYGQRPPWHDAALELHGPVVADVLAVFAERWNDPHPLDRRTPYRMLLQRLARMPRHPKPLPESAPPPPPAGPHAVQLLRTYGVKHPPFPFAPRGERSIARAYTKAFAQARSLIYVEDQYLWSTEVAGGIATALERNPGLNVIIVVPRYPDTDGPLSGPPKRLGQLRAISMLRRAAPDRVGIFDLENSQGVPVYVHAKICIIDDTWFTCGSDNFNRRSWTTDSELTCAVIDTSADSMTPTESGSLPHQPLAKELRLELWAEHLGLEQDDPRLHGNGVPLQLWKNTADALDQWHRGGRRTPRPAGQVRHHVTEPVPPLQRLWADPIYRFLVDPDGRPRRLRGTPRF, encoded by the coding sequence ATGGTTGGCAAATGGTTTCTGAGCCGGGCTGAGCGGGGAAACGCTGCATCGGGTGTCCAGGTTGCCGGTACGGAATCCGGCTCCTGGTCGGAAGGCAACCTGGTGCGTCCCCTGATACATGGAGCGGCCTACTTTTCCAGGCTGCATGAGGAGCTGTCGGTTCTGCAGGCGGGAGACCGGGTGTGGTTCACGGACTGGCGCGGCGATGCCGACGAACAGCTGGAGGCAGGTGGCACGACCATTGGCGGGTTGCTCGCAGGGCTTGCGTGCTCTGGCGTGGAAGTACGGGGCCTCGTTTGGAGATCCCATGGTGAACGGGTGTCCGCCCCTATCAGCGGCCGCTCCAATGAACTTCTCAGCCGGCAGATCAACGACTCCGGCGGCGAGGTGCTCTTGGACCAGCGCGTGCGTCTCTTCGGCTCCCATCACCAAAAACTGGTGGTCATCCGCCGTCGTAACGACCCCTCCCGCGACGTGGCGTTTGTGGGTGGACTGGACCTTTCGCACAGCCGCCGCGACAACGCCGGCCATCCGGGAGACCCCCAAGCGGTGAAGATGGATTCCCGTTACGGGCAGAGGCCCCCGTGGCACGATGCCGCCCTTGAACTGCACGGCCCGGTGGTTGCAGATGTGCTGGCGGTGTTCGCCGAGCGGTGGAACGATCCCCACCCGCTGGACCGGCGGACCCCCTACCGGATGCTGCTACAGCGCCTGGCCCGTATGCCCAGGCATCCAAAACCGCTTCCAGAGTCCGCTCCTCCCCCACCTCCGGCAGGGCCGCACGCCGTGCAGCTGCTGCGCACCTACGGTGTAAAGCACCCGCCCTTCCCCTTCGCACCACGTGGCGAACGGAGCATAGCGCGCGCTTACACGAAGGCGTTCGCCCAGGCCCGTTCGCTCATCTACGTCGAAGATCAATATCTGTGGTCCACAGAGGTGGCGGGGGGAATCGCAACCGCCCTGGAACGCAACCCCGGGCTGAACGTGATCATTGTGGTGCCCAGGTACCCGGATACCGATGGCCCGCTGAGTGGACCGCCCAAGCGGCTTGGGCAACTGCGCGCCATCAGCATGCTCCGCCGGGCCGCACCTGACAGGGTAGGGATATTCGACCTTGAGAACAGCCAGGGGGTGCCGGTCTACGTCCACGCCAAGATCTGCATCATCGACGACACCTGGTTCACCTGCGGATCAGACAATTTCAACCGGCGGTCCTGGACCACCGACAGCGAGCTTACCTGCGCAGTAATCGACACCTCCGCCGACAGCATGACACCCACAGAATCCGGTTCCCTGCCACACCAGCCGCTCGCAAAGGAACTGAGGCTCGAGCTCTGGGCGGAACACCTGGGCCTTGAGCAGGACGATCCACGGCTCCACGGAAACGGGGTACCACTGCAGCTGTGGAAGAACACGGCGGATGCGCTGGACCAGTGGCACCGCGGCGGCCGCCGTACGCCCCGCCCGGCAGGGCAGGTGCGCCACCATGTCACTGAACCCGTCCCTCCACTCCAGCGCCTGTGGGCCGATCCCATCTACCGGTTCCTCGTGGACCCTGACGGCCGGCCCCGCCGGCTCCGCGGCACGCCCCGCTTCTAG
- a CDS encoding GatB/YqeY domain-containing protein: MSLKEKLKGDVIVHMKAGNKVGLTTVRNVLGEIETREKSGKTPVELDDLQITALLQKEAAKRRDTAATYSSAGHDDRAQAEIAEAEIIEAYLPKALTRAEAELIVDEVIAGLKADGTELTMRSMGAVMKSVTPKIGGRFDGKAISEIVKARLA, from the coding sequence ATGTCACTGAAGGAAAAGCTGAAGGGCGATGTCATCGTCCACATGAAGGCGGGCAACAAGGTTGGCCTGACAACTGTGCGCAACGTCCTGGGCGAAATCGAGACGCGGGAGAAATCCGGCAAGACCCCCGTTGAGCTCGATGACCTGCAGATCACCGCCCTCCTGCAGAAGGAAGCGGCCAAACGCCGTGACACCGCCGCCACCTATTCTTCGGCCGGCCACGACGACCGGGCCCAGGCCGAGATCGCCGAAGCTGAGATCATCGAGGCCTACCTCCCTAAAGCCCTGACCCGGGCGGAAGCTGAACTCATCGTCGATGAGGTCATCGCCGGCCTGAAAGCGGATGGCACGGAACTGACGATGCGCTCCATGGGCGCGGTGATGAAATCCGTTACCCCGAAAATTGGCGGCCGCTTCGACGGCAAGGCTATCAGCGAGATTGTGAAGGCCCGCCTGGCGTGA